Proteins from a single region of Campylobacter sp. RM16704:
- a CDS encoding dTDP-4-dehydrorhamnose 3,5-epimerase family protein, producing the protein MAIEFNIKESKKIKGIYIITPNKFRDLRGEIWTAFTEEILGDIIPKGLKFKHDKFINSHFNVLRGIHGDIKTWKLVTCVYGEVHQVVVDCRKDSPTYLKWEKFIINRDNQQLILLPPNMGNSHYVSSKDAVYYYKLAYEGEYLDAPDQFTYAWNDERIGVDWPTNSPILSERDILATKKENK; encoded by the coding sequence ATGGCGATAGAGTTTAATATAAAAGAATCAAAAAAAATAAAAGGTATTTACATTATTACTCCAAATAAATTTAGGGATTTAAGAGGTGAAATTTGGACAGCTTTTACTGAAGAAATATTAGGGGATATTATCCCAAAAGGTTTGAAATTTAAACATGATAAATTTATAAATTCGCATTTTAATGTATTACGAGGTATTCATGGTGATATTAAAACTTGGAAGCTTGTTACTTGTGTTTATGGAGAAGTACATCAGGTTGTAGTTGATTGTAGAAAAGATTCACCTACATACTTAAAATGGGAAAAATTTATTATTAATCGAGATAATCAACAATTAATTTTACTACCGCCAAATATGGGAAATTCGCATTATGTTAGTTCCAAAGATGCTGTTTATTATTATAAACTTGCGTATGAGGGTGAGTATTTGGATGCACCGGATCAATTTACTTATGCTTGGAATGATGAAAGAATAGGCGTTGATTGGCCGACTAATTCACCGATTCTCTCAGAAAGAGATATTTTAGCTACAAAAAAGGAAAATAAATGA
- a CDS encoding GDP-L-fucose synthase family protein produces the protein MNKDSKIYIAGHTGLVGSALLKELTKQGYYNILTRTHKELDLLNQHDVDGFFREEKPEFVFFAAAKMGGMMEQIQRRADFLYLNLMMQTNIIQSSYMHNVKKMLYLGSICVYPEKASLPIHEDSMLTGELQYINEPYALAKITGSKMCEFYNQQYGTNFISLMLTSIYGPNDNFNLETAHVFPAIFRKIYLGKLLKEKQYDSLLNELQVEQLEYAKEYLSKMGISEEFVILFGTGNPKREFIYIDDVVSAAIFSMYNINYKDIKKDKNVHINIGTGVEFSIKEVAFEIAKVMGYNGDILFDSSKPDGTMRKIIDCSKIHSLGWKHKIELNEGIKMMYDWYLNSRNKEVKTHIRGGV, from the coding sequence ATGAATAAAGATTCTAAGATTTATATTGCAGGACACACAGGGTTAGTTGGATCGGCATTGTTAAAAGAACTGACAAAACAAGGATATTATAATATATTAACTAGAACACACAAAGAATTAGATTTATTAAATCAACATGATGTTGATGGTTTCTTTAGAGAAGAAAAGCCAGAATTTGTATTCTTTGCTGCTGCAAAGATGGGTGGAATGATGGAACAGATTCAAAGAAGAGCAGATTTTTTATATTTAAATTTGATGATGCAAACAAATATTATACAAAGCTCCTATATGCATAATGTCAAAAAAATGCTTTATCTTGGAAGTATTTGTGTTTATCCTGAAAAAGCATCTTTGCCTATTCATGAAGATAGTATGTTGACAGGAGAATTGCAATATATTAATGAGCCTTATGCTTTAGCTAAAATTACTGGTTCTAAGATGTGTGAATTTTATAATCAACAATATGGTACAAATTTTATAAGTTTAATGTTGACATCTATATATGGTCCTAATGATAATTTTAATCTTGAAACAGCACATGTTTTTCCAGCTATTTTTAGAAAGATTTATTTAGGAAAGTTATTGAAAGAAAAACAATATGATTCTTTGTTGAATGAGCTTCAAGTTGAGCAATTAGAATATGCTAAGGAGTATTTGTCTAAAATGGGAATTTCTGAGGAGTTTGTGATATTGTTTGGTACTGGTAATCCAAAACGAGAATTTATTTATATAGATGATGTTGTTTCGGCTGCTATTTTTTCTATGTATAATATTAATTATAAAGACATTAAAAAAGATAAAAATGTACATATTAATATTGGAACAGGAGTTGAATTTTCTATTAAAGAAGTTGCTTTTGAAATTGCTAAAGTTATGGGATACAATGGAGATATTTTATTTGATTCTTCAAAGCCAGATGGCACTATGAGAAAAATTATAGATTGTTCTAAAATTCATTCTTTGGGGTGGAAGCATAAAATCGAACTCAATGAAGGAATAAAAATGATGTATGATTGGTATTTAAATAGTCGTAATAAAGAAGTAAAAACTCACATACGGGGGGGGGTATAG
- a CDS encoding GDP-L-fucose synthase family protein, producing MTKNSKIYIAGHNGLTGSAILKKLQQQGYKNFILKSHKELDLTNQQTVKYFFEKEKPEYVFLCAAKVGGILANNTYRADFIYQNLQIQNNVIHSAYLNNVKKLLFLGTACIYPKNCSQPMKEEYLLTSILEYTNEPYAIAKIAGLKMCESYNLQYNTNFISVMPCSLYGLNDNFNLEKSHVLPALIRKFHLAKLLNEKKYDLVLKDVQMDDIIQAKEYLQKFGISEDEVEIWGTGNARREFLHADDMADACIYVMENINFNDLYNSQYSEIRNTHINIGSGKDVAIKDLVSLINRIIDFKGNIFYNSTKLEGTFQKLSSCDKIYSLGWKHKIELEEGVRMMYDWYLKQKYIRN from the coding sequence ATGACAAAAAACTCCAAAATATATATAGCTGGACATAATGGTTTAACTGGATCAGCTATTTTAAAAAAATTACAACAACAAGGTTATAAAAATTTTATTTTAAAATCTCACAAAGAACTAGATTTAACAAATCAACAAACTGTGAAATATTTTTTTGAAAAAGAAAAACCAGAATATGTTTTTTTATGTGCTGCAAAAGTAGGTGGGATATTAGCTAACAATACTTATAGAGCAGATTTTATATATCAAAACTTGCAAATTCAAAACAATGTTATTCACAGTGCTTATTTAAATAATGTAAAAAAACTTCTATTTTTAGGAACAGCTTGTATATATCCCAAAAACTGTTCTCAGCCTATGAAAGAAGAGTATCTTTTGACAAGTATTTTGGAATATACAAACGAACCTTATGCTATAGCTAAAATAGCAGGTCTTAAAATGTGTGAGTCTTATAATTTACAATATAACACAAACTTTATTTCTGTTATGCCTTGTTCTTTGTATGGTTTAAATGATAATTTTAATTTAGAAAAATCACATGTATTACCAGCATTGATTAGAAAATTCCATTTGGCTAAGTTACTTAACGAAAAAAAATATGATCTTGTATTAAAAGATGTACAGATGGATGATATTATTCAAGCTAAAGAGTATCTTCAAAAATTTGGTATTAGTGAGGATGAAGTTGAAATTTGGGGAACTGGAAATGCAAGAAGAGAATTTTTACATGCCGATGATATGGCAGATGCTTGTATTTATGTGATGGAAAATATCAACTTTAATGACTTATATAATTCTCAATATAGCGAAATAAGAAATACGCATATCAATATAGGCTCTGGTAAAGATGTGGCAATAAAAGATTTGGTTTCTTTAATAAATAGAATTATTGATTTTAAGGGAAATATATTTTATAATAGTACAAAACTAGAAGGGACTTTTCAAAAACTTAGTAGTTGTGATAAAATCTATTCTCTGGGTTGGAAACATAAAATCGAACTTGAAGAGGGTGTTAGAATGATGTATGATTGGTATTTAAAGCAAAAATATATAAGGAATTAA
- a CDS encoding GDP-mannose 4,6-dehydratase, producing the protein MKKKTLITGFTGQVGSQMADFLLENTDYDVIGMMRWQEPMDNIYHLSDRINKKDRINIFYADLNDYSSIQKLFETKRPDVIFHLAAQSYPKTSFDIPIETLQTNIIGTANILENIRLLKAKDGYDPVVHVCSSSEVYGRAKAGIKLNEDTTFHGASPYSISKIGTDYLGRFYGEAYGIKTYVTRMGTHSGPRRSDVFFESTVAKQIALIEAGYQEPIIKVGNLSSVRTFQDARDAIRAYYLLSLESEKGKVPCGEAFNIAGEEAFKLPEVIDILLSFSTRKDIKVEQDEERLRPIDADYQMFDNTKIKSYINWKPEIPARQMFEDLLNHWRKEISMGRIPLNR; encoded by the coding sequence ATGAAAAAAAAAACATTAATCACCGGTTTTACCGGACAAGTTGGCTCACAAATGGCGGACTTTTTACTAGAAAATACTGACTATGATGTTATAGGTATGATGCGTTGGCAAGAACCTATGGATAACATTTATCATTTAAGTGATAGGATCAATAAAAAAGATAGAATCAATATTTTTTATGCTGATTTGAATGATTATTCAAGTATTCAAAAGCTTTTTGAAACCAAGCGTCCTGATGTAATCTTTCATTTAGCCGCACAATCTTACCCAAAAACTTCTTTTGATATACCTATAGAAACTTTACAAACTAATATCATAGGTACAGCAAATATTTTAGAAAATATTAGATTATTAAAAGCCAAAGATGGTTATGACCCTGTAGTGCATGTATGCTCTTCTAGCGAAGTTTATGGTAGAGCAAAAGCTGGTATTAAGCTAAATGAAGATACAACTTTTCATGGTGCAAGTCCTTATAGTATAAGCAAAATAGGAACTGATTATTTGGGAAGATTTTATGGTGAGGCTTATGGTATAAAAACTTATGTCACTAGAATGGGGACTCATAGTGGTCCAAGACGCTCTGATGTGTTCTTTGAAAGCACTGTTGCAAAGCAAATCGCGTTGATTGAAGCAGGTTATCAAGAACCTATTATTAAAGTAGGAAATTTATCAAGTGTGAGAACTTTTCAAGATGCAAGAGATGCTATAAGGGCTTATTATTTGCTTTCATTAGAAAGTGAAAAAGGCAAAGTTCCTTGTGGTGAAGCTTTCAATATAGCAGGTGAAGAAGCTTTCAAACTTCCTGAAGTTATCGACATACTTTTGAGTTTTTCTACAAGAAAAGATATCAAAGTAGAACAAGATGAAGAAAGATTGCGTCCTATTGATGCAGACTATCAAATGTTTGATAATACTAAAATCAAAAGTTATATCAATTGGAAGCCAGAAATTCCAGCTAGGCAGATGTTTGAAGATTTATTAAATCATTGGAGAAAAGAAATTTCCATGGGTAGAATCCCACTAAATAGGTAG
- the hddA gene encoding D-glycero-D-manno-heptose 7-phosphate kinase — protein MVIIRSQTPLRLGLAGGGTDINLYCNQYTGYVLNATISLYVHCTLIERNDEKIIFDSSDINVKIEYKSKDFLENDGKLDLYKAIYNRLVKDYIKKPLSFSLYTYSDVPSGSGLGGSSTLVVGIIKVFAEWLNLPLGEYEIARLAYEIEREDMAIVGGAQDQYAATFGGFNFMEFYDQKRVIVNPLRIKNWIASELEARILLYFTNITREAKDIEEHKKGKLGDENSLNAMHAIKQDALDMKEALFRADFDKIAQILGKSWQSKKIISDIVSNDELERIYHLAMENGAYSGKTSGAGAGGFMFFMVDPIEKYKLKKILNEQQGYVQEFYFTKEGAKSWKI, from the coding sequence ATCGTGATAATTCGTTCTCAAACTCCTTTGCGTTTAGGTTTAGCTGGTGGAGGTACTGATATAAATTTATATTGTAATCAATACACAGGTTATGTTTTAAATGCGACTATATCTTTATATGTACATTGTACTCTGATAGAAAGAAATGATGAAAAAATCATCTTTGATTCATCAGATATAAATGTAAAAATAGAATACAAAAGCAAAGATTTTTTAGAAAATGATGGTAAGTTAGATCTTTATAAAGCAATTTATAATCGTTTAGTAAAAGACTATATTAAAAAACCTTTAAGTTTCTCTTTGTATACTTATTCAGATGTGCCAAGTGGTAGTGGACTTGGCGGTAGTTCTACTTTGGTAGTGGGTATCATTAAAGTATTTGCTGAGTGGTTGAATTTACCTTTAGGTGAGTATGAGATCGCGCGTTTAGCTTATGAAATTGAGCGAGAAGATATGGCTATAGTAGGCGGTGCACAAGATCAATATGCTGCAACATTTGGTGGATTTAACTTTATGGAATTTTACGATCAAAAAAGAGTGATAGTTAACCCTTTGCGCATTAAAAATTGGATAGCAAGTGAACTTGAGGCTAGGATTTTGCTTTATTTTACAAATATTACCAGAGAAGCAAAAGACATCGAAGAACATAAAAAAGGAAAGCTAGGAGATGAAAACTCCCTTAATGCTATGCATGCGATAAAACAAGATGCCTTAGATATGAAAGAAGCATTATTTAGAGCTGATTTTGATAAAATAGCTCAAATTTTAGGGAAATCATGGCAATCAAAAAAGATCATTTCTGATATAGTAAGCAATGATGAGCTTGAAAGAATTTATCACTTAGCCATGGAAAATGGTGCTTATAGTGGTAAAACAAGTGGAGCAGGCGCTGGAGGATTTATGTTTTTTATGGTTGATCCTATAGAAAAATATAAACTCAAAAAAATTCTAAATGAACAGCAAGGATATGTGCAAGAATTCTACTTCACTAAAGAAGGAGCAAAATCATGGAAAATTTAA
- the gmhA2 gene encoding D-sedoheptulose 7-phosphate isomerase: protein MENLNLYIKSHFSDSIDIKTKILNDDDMIGLIKEVSLRVISAYKNGNKTLLAGNGGSAADAQHIAGEFVSRFYFDRPGIASIALSTDTSILTAIGNDYGYENLFARQVQAQGVNGDVFIGISTSGNSKNILKALEICKEKGILSIGLTGASGGAMNELCDYCIKVPSSCTPRIQEAHILIGHIICAIVEEELFGKGFDCKL, encoded by the coding sequence ATGGAAAATTTAAATTTATATATAAAATCTCATTTTAGTGATTCAATCGATATTAAAACTAAGATTTTAAATGATGATGATATGATTGGTTTAATTAAAGAAGTATCTTTAAGAGTAATTAGTGCTTATAAAAATGGCAATAAAACTTTACTAGCAGGCAATGGAGGAAGTGCAGCTGATGCACAGCATATAGCTGGAGAGTTTGTGAGTAGATTTTATTTTGATAGGCCTGGTATTGCAAGTATTGCCTTAAGTACTGATACGAGTATTTTAACAGCCATTGGTAATGACTATGGTTATGAAAATTTATTTGCAAGACAAGTGCAAGCACAAGGTGTGAATGGAGATGTATTTATAGGAATTTCTACAAGTGGAAATAGTAAAAATATCTTAAAAGCTTTAGAAATTTGTAAAGAAAAAGGAATTTTAAGTATAGGTTTAACCGGAGCTAGTGGTGGTGCTATGAATGAACTTTGTGATTATTGTATAAAAGTACCATCATCTTGTACGCCAAGAATCCAAGAAGCACATATTTTGATAGGACATATCATCTGTGCTATAGTAGAAGAAGAACTTTTTGGCAAGGGGTTTGATTGCAAGCTATAG
- the hddC gene encoding D-glycero-D-manno-heptose 1-phosphate guanosyltransferase, with amino-acid sequence MQAIVLAGGLGTRLKSVVQDLPKPMAPINGKPFLAFVLEYLKKQGITEIVLSVSYKYELIQECFKDEFNGMKIYYNIEKELLGTGGAIKDALKFIQNQAYVLNGDTIFDIDLKKLVLNDSRICIALKQMQNFDRYGTVNVDSQGIVTFFEEKVFKKQGLINGGIYLLKKDIFDEFDLEKKFSFEEFLQVNYKTLKIQTQIFDDYFIDIGIPQDYQKLISYLNGA; translated from the coding sequence TTGCAAGCTATAGTTTTAGCAGGGGGGCTTGGCACAAGATTAAAAAGTGTGGTGCAAGATCTCCCAAAGCCTATGGCACCCATTAATGGAAAACCATTTTTAGCTTTTGTTTTGGAGTATTTAAAAAAACAAGGAATCACTGAAATTGTTTTAAGTGTTTCGTATAAATATGAACTCATCCAAGAGTGCTTTAAAGATGAATTTAATGGTATGAAAATATACTATAATATCGAAAAAGAGCTTTTGGGTACAGGTGGAGCTATAAAAGATGCTTTGAAATTTATACAAAATCAAGCCTATGTTTTAAATGGAGATACTATTTTTGATATTGATCTAAAAAAACTTGTTTTAAATGATAGTAGAATTTGTATCGCACTAAAACAAATGCAAAATTTTGATAGATATGGTACTGTAAATGTTGATAGCCAAGGCATTGTAACATTTTTTGAAGAAAAGGTATTTAAAAAGCAAGGTTTAATCAATGGCGGTATATACTTGCTGAAAAAAGATATTTTTGATGAGTTTGATTTAGAGAAAAAATTTTCTTTTGAAGAATTTTTACAAGTAAATTACAAAACATTAAAAATTCAAACTCAAATTTTTGATGATTATTTTATTGATATTGGGATACCACAGGATTACCAGAAACTTATCAGTTATTTAAACGGAGCTTAA
- the cysD gene encoding sulfate adenylyltransferase subunit CysD yields MLNSHLEYLESDSIHIIREVIAEFEKPAMLYSIGKDSSVMLHLLQKAFYPSLPPLPLVHVDTTWKFKEMIEFRDKRAKELGMELIVYQNPKIKKLNLSPFTHGSSMHTDIAKTQGLKQMLDLYQFDAVFGGARRDEEKSRAKERIYSFRDENHSWNPKNQRPELWDIYNGRHKKGESIRVFPLSNWTELDIWQYIYKENIPLPSLYFAKKRPVVEYMGAKILVDDERMPKELAKNAKEESVRFRTLGCYPLTGAINSSASNVLEIIEELLLSKTSERQGRLIDTDEEASMEKKKKEGYF; encoded by the coding sequence ATGCTTAATTCTCATTTAGAATATTTAGAATCAGATTCTATTCATATTATCCGTGAAGTGATAGCTGAGTTTGAAAAGCCAGCTATGCTTTATAGTATAGGTAAAGATAGCTCGGTTATGCTTCATCTTTTACAGAAAGCATTTTACCCAAGCTTACCTCCACTTCCTTTAGTGCATGTAGATACCACATGGAAATTTAAAGAGATGATAGAATTTAGAGACAAACGTGCCAAAGAGCTTGGCATGGAGCTTATAGTCTATCAAAACCCTAAAATCAAAAAATTAAATCTTTCTCCATTTACACATGGCTCTTCTATGCATACAGATATTGCCAAAACACAAGGTTTAAAACAAATGCTTGATTTGTATCAGTTTGATGCAGTATTTGGTGGTGCAAGAAGAGATGAAGAAAAATCGCGTGCAAAGGAAAGAATTTATTCTTTCCGTGATGAAAACCACTCATGGAATCCAAAAAATCAACGCCCAGAATTATGGGATATCTACAATGGTCGTCATAAAAAAGGTGAATCCATAAGAGTTTTTCCACTGAGTAATTGGACTGAGCTTGATATATGGCAGTATATTTACAAAGAAAATATTCCCTTACCAAGTCTTTATTTTGCTAAAAAGCGACCGGTAGTAGAATATATGGGGGCTAAAATTTTAGTTGATGATGAGCGCATGCCAAAAGAACTTGCCAAAAATGCCAAAGAAGAATCGGTTCGTTTTAGAACCTTAGGTTGCTACCCGCTAACAGGAGCTATAAATTCAAGTGCTAGCAATGTTTTAGAAATCATCGAAGAGCTTTTGCTTTCTAAAACAAGTGAAAGACAAGGTAGGCTTATAGACACTGATGAAGAAGCAAGTATGGAAAAAAAGAAAAAAGAGGGGTATTTTTAA
- the cysN gene encoding sulfate adenylyltransferase subunit CysN: MKTNVEKYLKEHENKELCRFITCGSVDDGKSTLIGRMLYDAKMLFEDQILSLEKDSKKLGNTGEKLDFALLVDGLASEREQGITIDVAYRFFTSEKRKFIIADTPGHEQYTRNMATGASTADIAIILIDARKGVLTQTKRHSYIASLLGIKQFIIAVNKMDLIDYNQEIFNTICKNYQAILPYLKNHEHIKTHFVPICALDGDNIAFKSINMPWYNGKTLSKLLDTLPIATSLSDEFIMSVQYVNRPHLNFRGFCGNIASGNINTKDEVMILPSLKTSKVKQIITPNIKSLNIPDKNEKVQSAKNASFPSAITLILEDEIDISRGDVIASKNHSIEISNSFKAMVIWMSEVRFNLNENYLIKIANLTTNVVFEKIDFKKDINTFKEFQSDELKLNDIAKCALKLNKKTALKAYKDNKTLGSFIIIDKYSNETLAAGMVEEILASEEKSRIYTQAEIELNAYIRKNYPEWGCKKI; encoded by the coding sequence ATGAAAACAAATGTAGAAAAATACCTAAAAGAACATGAAAATAAAGAGCTTTGTAGATTTATCACTTGTGGTAGTGTAGATGATGGCAAATCTACCCTTATAGGTAGAATGCTTTATGATGCAAAAATGCTTTTTGAAGATCAAATTTTATCTTTAGAAAAAGATAGTAAAAAGCTTGGTAATACAGGAGAAAAGCTTGATTTTGCGCTTTTGGTGGATGGCCTTGCAAGCGAGAGAGAGCAAGGTATAACCATAGATGTAGCATATAGATTTTTCACAAGTGAAAAAAGAAAATTCATCATAGCAGATACCCCAGGCCATGAACAATACACTAGAAACATGGCAACGGGTGCTAGCACAGCTGATATAGCTATCATACTTATAGATGCTAGAAAAGGAGTTTTAACTCAAACTAAAAGGCATTCTTATATAGCGAGTTTGCTTGGTATAAAACAATTTATTATTGCTGTTAATAAAATGGATTTGATTGATTATAATCAAGAAATTTTTAATACAATCTGCAAAAATTATCAAGCAATTTTGCCATACTTAAAAAATCATGAGCATATTAAAACCCATTTTGTTCCTATATGTGCATTAGATGGAGACAACATAGCTTTTAAAAGTATTAATATGCCTTGGTATAATGGAAAAACCTTATCTAAGCTTTTAGATACTTTGCCTATTGCTACTAGTTTAAGCGATGAGTTTATCATGAGTGTGCAATATGTTAATCGTCCTCATTTAAATTTTAGAGGTTTTTGTGGAAATATTGCTAGTGGTAATATAAATACTAAAGATGAAGTTATGATTTTGCCTTCCTTAAAAACGAGTAAAGTAAAACAAATCATCACACCTAACATTAAAAGCCTAAATATACCTGATAAAAATGAAAAAGTTCAAAGTGCTAAAAACGCTAGCTTTCCAAGTGCTATAACTTTAATTTTAGAAGATGAGATAGATATTTCAAGAGGTGATGTAATAGCTTCTAAAAATCATAGCATAGAAATTTCAAATTCTTTCAAAGCTATGGTAATATGGATGAGTGAGGTTAGGTTTAATTTAAATGAAAACTATCTTATCAAAATAGCAAATTTAACCACTAATGTAGTATTTGAAAAAATTGATTTTAAAAAAGACATTAATACTTTCAAAGAATTTCAAAGCGATGAATTAAAACTCAATGATATTGCTAAATGCGCCTTAAAGCTTAATAAAAAAACAGCCCTTAAAGCTTATAAGGACAATAAAACTTTAGGAAGCTTTATCATCATAGATAAATACTCTAATGAAACCTTAGCAGCGGGTATGGTAGAAGAAATTTTAGCAAGCGAAGAAAAGAGTAGAATTTACACTCAAGCAGAAATAGAACTTAATGCTTACATTAGAAAAAACTATCCTGAGTGGGGATGTAAAAAAATATGA
- a CDS encoding SLC13 family permease — MKIIVALSILVLLILLISNKIKPFILFGSVAVLYYLLGYLNLNTWLSSYTSESLIVLILLLLISLAIEKSVVISWCSKFIIGKNYHLSLLKLGVVTVGISAFLNNTAVVASFMSIIKNNKFQVPSKLLIPLSYFSIVGGTMTLIGTSTNLIVNSFVVQNGLESLKIFDFFAVGFCISIGVLIVLLIFSFLLPEYKERENVINEYLINAKVLKNSSLAGKTIQENGLRNLEFLFLLEIQRKDELITPVSHNELIKEGDELIFSGDVTHLETLKKFDGLQIGSQDLKLETLNLIDVVINSESNLIGKSVREANFRAKFDAGIVALKRGSKNISKIGQSLLRAGDRLILSIGKDFHSRDNINKNFYIISNIIQNQKLSNIQSFIVIFAFLAIIALSALELVSLLKALLVFLACLFIFKVISFDEVKRRFPLEIFIIVGSSLAITKVLVDSGLAKDLAEFIIGTFGVYGLYGSFVGIYLLTLLLTEIITNNAAAALAFPIAYSTALALEVNPTLFILAVAYGASCAFLMPHGYQTHLMVGSICGYKTTDFIKIGWMVSLTYSAIVLTITPVFFSF; from the coding sequence ATGAAAATTATTGTTGCATTAAGTATTTTAGTTTTGCTTATTTTGTTAATTAGCAATAAAATTAAACCTTTTATTTTATTTGGTAGTGTAGCTGTGCTTTATTATCTTTTGGGGTATTTAAATTTAAATACTTGGCTTAGTTCTTATACAAGTGAATCTTTGATAGTGCTTATTTTGCTTTTACTAATTTCCCTGGCTATAGAAAAAAGCGTTGTGATAAGTTGGTGTTCTAAATTCATCATAGGTAAAAATTATCATCTATCACTTTTAAAGCTTGGAGTTGTTACAGTTGGTATTTCAGCTTTTTTAAATAATACTGCAGTAGTGGCAAGTTTTATGAGTATTATAAAAAATAACAAATTTCAAGTTCCTTCTAAACTACTCATCCCACTTTCATATTTTTCCATAGTTGGTGGAACGATGACTTTGATAGGCACTTCAACTAACTTGATAGTCAATTCTTTTGTAGTGCAAAATGGTTTAGAAAGTTTAAAGATTTTTGATTTTTTTGCGGTGGGTTTTTGTATAAGCATTGGCGTGCTTATAGTGCTTTTGATTTTTAGCTTTTTATTGCCTGAGTATAAAGAAAGAGAAAATGTCATCAATGAGTATTTAATCAATGCTAAAGTATTGAAAAATAGCTCATTAGCGGGGAAAACTATACAAGAAAATGGCTTAAGAAATTTAGAGTTTTTGTTTTTACTTGAAATTCAAAGAAAAGATGAGCTTATCACCCCTGTTAGTCATAATGAGCTTATTAAAGAAGGTGATGAGTTAATTTTTAGTGGAGATGTTACACATTTAGAGACTTTGAAAAAATTCGATGGCTTGCAAATTGGCTCACAAGATTTAAAATTAGAAACATTAAATTTAATAGATGTTGTTATAAATTCTGAGTCAAACTTGATAGGAAAAAGTGTTAGGGAAGCAAACTTTAGAGCTAAATTTGATGCTGGGATTGTAGCTCTAAAAAGGGGCTCAAAAAATATTTCAAAAATTGGTCAAAGTTTATTGCGAGCTGGAGATAGGCTTATTTTAAGCATAGGTAAGGATTTTCACTCAAGAGATAATATCAATAAAAACTTTTATATTATCTCAAATATCATACAAAATCAAAAGTTAAGTAATATCCAAAGTTTTATAGTGATTTTTGCGTTTTTAGCCATTATTGCTTTATCTGCTTTGGAATTAGTGTCTTTGCTTAAAGCGTTACTAGTGTTTCTAGCTTGCTTGTTTATATTTAAAGTCATAAGTTTTGATGAAGTAAAAAGACGCTTTCCTTTGGAAATTTTTATCATAGTAGGATCTTCTTTGGCTATTACTAAAGTTTTAGTTGATAGTGGTTTAGCTAAAGATTTGGCTGAGTTTATTATAGGAACTTTTGGGGTGTATGGATTATATGGTAGTTTTGTAGGGATTTATCTTCTAACTTTGCTTTTAACTGAAATCATCACCAATAACGCTGCCGCAGCTTTAGCTTTTCCTATCGCTTATAGCACTGCTTTAGCGCTTGAAGTTAATCCAACTCTGTTTATATTAGCAGTTGCTTATGGAGCAAGTTGTGCTTTTTTAATGCCGCATGGTTATCAAACTCACTTGATGGTAGGTTCAATTTGTGGGTATAAAACTACTGATTTTATAAAAATAGGATGGATGGTTTCTTTGACTTATTCAGCTATTGTTTTAACTATAACTCCGGTATTTTTTAGCTTTTAA
- the cysC gene encoding adenylyl-sulfate kinase has translation MSKNLTWHANSITKTQRAKLKNQKPCVLWFSGLSGGGKSTLANAVEKKLFKQGFHTYLLDGDNVRHGLNKDLGFDEVSRVENIRRIGEVCKLFVDAGMIVLCAFISPFEKDRKLIKDLLDGDEYIEIFVDTPLEICEKRDPKGLYKKARNGEIKNFTGIDSPYEKPKNPHIHITKEDLNANIDMILRFLDGRV, from the coding sequence ATGAGTAAAAATTTAACTTGGCATGCAAATAGCATTACAAAAACTCAAAGAGCTAAACTTAAAAATCAAAAACCATGTGTTTTATGGTTTAGTGGGCTTAGTGGTGGTGGCAAATCTACTTTGGCAAATGCAGTTGAAAAAAAACTTTTTAAGCAAGGTTTTCATACTTATCTTTTAGATGGGGATAATGTGCGTCATGGACTTAATAAAGATTTGGGCTTTGATGAGGTTTCAAGGGTAGAAAACATAAGACGCATAGGAGAAGTATGTAAGCTTTTTGTGGATGCCGGTATGATAGTACTTTGTGCTTTTATATCGCCTTTTGAAAAAGATAGAAAGCTTATAAAAGATCTTTTAGATGGTGATGAATATATAGAAATATTTGTTGATACACCTTTAGAAATTTGCGAAAAAAGAGATCCAAAAGGACTTTATAAAAAAGCAAGAAATGGAGAAATTAAAAATTTCACAGGTATAGATAGTCCTTATGAAAAACCTAAAAATCCACATATACACATAACAAAAGAAGATCTTAATGCGAATATAGATATGATTTTGAGATTTTTAGATGGGAGAGTGTAG